From Amphiprion ocellaris isolate individual 3 ecotype Okinawa chromosome 10, ASM2253959v1, whole genome shotgun sequence, one genomic window encodes:
- the LOC129349938 gene encoding small integral membrane protein 44-like codes for MSQQQVASLNASGGALLLNLTQLVFEHRQLLQFSRRKEEEAYFVDYIPPARDAIPLPRSVVYVLVGVMLVVVATYAIVGHLINDLMHDLADWMFGPKPVEDDSEGGRGEIEEERCLSNPTKQLDNDKLRMEKEKDGPLPGFHQGRPFTPPPLRSAIAPSCPGDKRISIHSVTFACPAAPYVTSL; via the exons ATGAGCCAACAACAGGTTGCGTCCCTGAACGCCTCAGGAGGAGCCCTGCTTTTGAACCTCACACAGCTGGTGTTTGAGCACCGACAGCTCCTCCAGTTCTCcagaaggaaggaggaggaggcctaTTTTGTGGACTACATTCCCCCGGCGAGAGATGCTATTCCTCTGCCACGCAGTGTAGTCTATGTCCTAGTGGGGGTGATGCTGGTCGTAGTGGCCACTTACGCCATAGTGGGACACCTCATTAATGACCTGATGCATGACCTGGCAG ACTGGATGTTCGGGCCCAAACCAGTGGAGGATGACTCAGAGGGAGGACGAGGAGAAATAGAGGAAGAGCGGTGCCTCAGCAATCCCACTAAGCAGCTGGACAATGACAAGCTGAggatggagaaagaaaaggacgGACCGCTGCCGGGTTTCCACCAAGGCCGTCCgttcactcctcctcctctgagaAGCGCCATTGCTCCATCATGCCCTGGAGATAAAAGAATATCTATCCATAGTGTAACCTTTGCCTGCCCCGCCGCCCCTTACGTCACTTCCCTTTGA
- the LOC118470195 gene encoding uncharacterized protein LOC118470195 yields the protein MDPPEDSLNVRFKEDDGTVFFESYIPPSRDAIHLPTYVLYLIMAVFIVLSVLYAIIGHLIKDLIHDCADWLFGEQPEEVVVNYCEAKDKFMADWSPETSPELEAMARAEENKVLDRDFMKAPAIWIISAEPRGTKTGPKVVFGKKTLM from the exons ATGGATCCACCAGAGGACAGTTTAAACGTTCGTTTCAAGGAGGACGATGGCACTGTGTTCTTTGAATCCTACATCCCACCTTCTCGGGATGCTATCCACCTGCCTACCTACGTCCTCTACCTGATCATGGCCGTCTTCATCGTGCTGTCTGTTCTTTATGCCATCATCGGCCACCTCATCAAAGACCTCATCCATGACTGTGCAG actgGCTGTTCGGGGAGCAGCCAGAGGAAGTGGTGGTGAACTATTGTGAGGCCAAGGATAAGTTCATGGCAGATTGGTCCCCAGAAACCTCTCCTGAACTGGAGGCAATGGCCCGGGCAGAAGAGAACAAGGTGCTGGACAGGGACTTCATGAAAGCTCCTGCCATCTGGATCATCTCTGCAGAACCACGAGGGACCAAGACAGGACCCAAAGTGGTGTTTGGGAAGAAGACTTTGATGTGA